Part of the Henckelia pumila isolate YLH828 chromosome 2, ASM3356847v2, whole genome shotgun sequence genome is shown below.
tgTTACTATgttgtaattttaaatttcctacAATGTCTTTCTATTTGCCGGAATATAAACAACATGAAAGCATAGAAATCTTCTTGTTGAAGGTAATAGATTCATAGTTTTCCTTCCAACGTGGCTGTCTTCCACCAAACTAATTGATTTCATGTATCTAATCGCAATTAAATCACAAGTTGTAAAATATCTTATAATTACAAATTAGAGAAATTTATAATTCTAGAGACTAATTAAAACCCCCTTCCGTCCCACGTATTCTTGGCTCCGTTGCTGACATGAATTTTACTCACTAAGGTAGTATTTTGTAGAAGTTTTAAGAAGCACGTCTCAATTGTTTCTGAACAAAATTTTGAACACTACTTAAATAATGTACATTAGGATTTTTTTCTTGGTGCAAATGTCAAGATACATGTTTTTTTCTCcgatattttatattatattatatgctttattttttttataacataataATCTACTGTTATTATTGTTCAATGAACATTGAGTAAATTCTCGAGCTAACGTAATAGTTTACAAATCACACTAGTAAGATAAATCGCAATGGATAAGTATTATATGACAAACTCTGaaaaattatatgattttttttaatgatatataCTTTGGTTTTGAGCACTTTTTCACATGTCTATACCACTTATTAATGATCTTTTTGGTAAATACATTTTGACTTTTCCCAAATAATCTCCCACTCCTATAAGTTTTAGTTAAAGGGAGATTAATAAAGATATTTGACTCCCTCACTGTATGCACATATATAGAAGCAAATAGTCACATTCAGAGATTCAGCATCAAACGGTTGAACCTGGActtaaatcccaacaaatacaATTTTATCCCAACATTTGTCCTGACCTCTCTATAAAATCGTATTCTCGTGAGAAATAACGAATCTAGACGTGATCATTGAACTTATTGGTGGGATAATAGAAtggatgcaaatgcaatcccCACCGTGAATGGATAAGGGGCAgagaaagagaagaaaaataataattttaatcaaCAAATGATATTGTATTTGGATGAGACAAATCAATTCAGAAGTTTGGTCATTAAAATTGTAACCGAGCCTAAAAAGTACACACTCACTCAACCAAACATcaagtaattaattaattactcaGAAGTATTTTCTCTTCAAAATTAAACGCAATATAAAATCTGCTATAAAATGAAAGAATATATATTTTCCTAGAATTATAACTACAGGTGTAACTAGATGTCCAGGGGAAAAAGGACTTTGCCCAAGAAAACAAACAATTCTCAAAATGGTTGATTCTGGCTCATTATAACACCACATTGTCTGAACCAAGCTTGCTCACAGACAAACAAACACACATCTCAGCTGCTAATATTTTATGTAAAGAAGAAGCCACACTTTTACGAAATGCAAAACAAGCTTTCAACATAGCACCAACTGAAGCATTTGTCTTGAGCAAAACAGAAAACCAACATCCCAACTATGCTTGGTTGCCACCACCCCTCGGGCGGCCGCCCATCCTTCCATGGCCCCGACCATATCCTCGTCCACCAAACCCACCTCTTCCTCTTCCATATCCAGCACCTGTCAATATATTGATAAGCTCGAGATGAAGCCCATATGCCAAAAAAAAGGGTAAAATTTACAAATAAGAGAATCTGAGTGCATATGACCAAGACAAACAGGAAGAATGAAAAAACTCATCAATTTCAGAACATCAGAACCATAGATTAATATACTGACCCTGATAACCCCATCCACCACGTCCACCACCTCGACCCCAGTTCGAATATCCACCATTATCTGTCAAAAAGAACGTACAGGTATTTTGCATGACAAACACCAAGGATAATTCGGTTGCTCAAATCATAAGATATAGTGATTATTTGAAGTAAATACCTTGGTAGTTTGTGTATCCACCTCTGTTCCACCCCCGACCCCGACCCCGACCCCACCCCCGACCACGACCTCTTCCTCGTTCATAAGTATCTAAAACATAAAAAAGCACCGATGGTTTAAGATGCCAATGGATACATCAAACAAGTCAATTTCCAGTTACTTTTCTACCTCTGTTACTCATGTTGTACACCATGTGCGCTTGTTGTCTTGGAGGTTGTTGCTGTGGCTGATAACTGTTCTGCTGTCTATATTGATCCACGTGAGATGGAGCTTGATACCTAAATAAAACATAATCTAGAGAATGTTACTTCGCATCAAGAAACAAACATCTGCAGAAAGTATTCAGATGCTAGTACCCACCAATGGGGAAAATTATACTTGTTTCTGCATGCTGCTTAGAAAACCAAAATAATAGCTTtcataatgataataataaaataaaataaaaaattggagAGCGCAAGAAAATTGTTTGCACATTAAGATAGCGAAAAGAAAAACGAATACTCGGCAAAAGAATAAATCACATCAACTTTTTTCCATCATGTAGAAATATTGACACACCATCATGTATGCGGTATGCCCTTCCTACCGCAATAGATGTTTTACAAAGACAAACGGAGAAGAACAATTACCCAGGAGAATTCTTGTTAAGCTCCCTCAAAGACAGGGTGATTGAAATCATGGAGACATGGCGGGTCTGCTCCACACTGTACTAGACATTAAATGATATTAGAGACAAAGAAGCCCAATCTCTATACACGTACGGTGGTATAAGATGTATCCGATATAGCATAATAACCGGCGAGTGTATAATAGCAGATTACAACCACAAGGAGAAAACGATAAACTTACATCTGAAGGCCTTCTTCAATGGGTTCAAAAGTGTCTGTTATGCTCACTGAACTGATGGCAGTGTCCTGATGTAATCGAGGAATCCTTCTCTATTTCCAAAGAAACACAACAAATTTTTAGCATTGCATTGAAAACAGAAGGGGGGAAAAGAAAGTAACGTGAAAACAGAATCTGCATAACAAACCTTAATGATCTCTGCAATAGCTACTGTCTTGCTAATAGCTTGACCCATTGCTTTCAAGACGATCTCTTTCACTCGTCTCTCCTGAGAAATAGATTAAAAATAGAATCACATTAGCAGTACGATATTAGGCAATTGCAGACATTTCCAGAGGTCCACAGTAGTCAGAGTTAAACTAGGCACATAAAGAGTAACTATTGTTTTTTCCCATTGCAA
Proteins encoded:
- the LOC140884620 gene encoding uncharacterized protein, which translates into the protein MDRYHKVEKPKPESPVNENEIRITSQGLVRNYITYATTLLLERRVKEIVLKAMGQAISKTVAIAEIIKRRIPRLHQDTAISSVSITDTFEPIEEGLQIVEQTRHVSMISITLSLRELNKNSPGYQAPSHVDQYRQQNSYQPQQQPPRQQAHMVYNMSNRDTYERGRGRGRGWGRGRGRGWNRGGYTNYQDNGGYSNWGRGGGRGGWGYQGAGYGRGRGGFGGRGYGRGHGRMGGRPRGGGNQA